One part of the Drosophila teissieri strain GT53w chromosome 3R, Prin_Dtei_1.1, whole genome shotgun sequence genome encodes these proteins:
- the LOC122619066 gene encoding general odorant-binding protein 83a, with protein MALNGFGRRVSASVLLIALSLLSGALILPPAAAQRDENYPPPGILKMAKPFHDACVEKTGVSEAAIKEFSDGEIHEDEKLKCYMNCFFHEIEVVDDKGDVHLEKLFATVPLSMRDKLMEMSKGCVHPEGDTLCHKAWWFHQCWKKADPKHYFLP; from the exons ATGGCTTTGAATGGCTTTGGTCGGCGTGTCAGTGCGTCTGTCCTTTTAATCGCCTTGTCGCTGCTCAGCGGAGCGCTGATCCTGCCGCCGGCTGCGGCGCAGCGTGACGAGAAC tatcCACCGCCGGGCATCCTGAAAATGGCCAAGCCCTTCCACGACGCGTGTGTGGAGAAGACCGGCGTCTCCGAGG CTGCCATCAAGGAGTTTAGCGATGGGGAAATTCACGAGGACGAGAAGCTCAAGTGCTACATGAACTGCTTCTTCCACGAGATCGAAGTGGTGGACGACAAAGGGGACGTGCATCTGGAGAAGCTCTTCGCCACGGTCCCGCTCTCCATGCGCGACAAGCTGATGGAGATGTCCAAGGGCTGCGTCCATCCCGAGGGCGATACGCTGTGCCACAAGGCCTGGTGGTTCCACCAATGCTGGAAGAAGGCCGATCCCAAG CACTACTTCTTGCCGTGA
- the LOC122619363 gene encoding pheromone-binding protein-related protein 6, whose translation MVKYLALVLFMLGCAAAQEPRRDGEWPPPAILKLAKHFHDICAPKTGVTDEAIKEFSDGQIHEDEALKCYMNCLFHEFEVVDDNGDVHMEKLFNAIPGEKLRNILMEASKGCTHPEGDTLCHKAWWFHQCWKKADPVHYFLV comes from the exons ATGGTCAAATACCTGGCGCTGGTACTATTTATGCTTGGCTGTGCCGCTGCCCAGGAACCAAGGCGCGATGGAGAG TGGCCACCGCCCGCGATTCTCAAACTGGCAAAGCACTTTCATGACATTTGTGCTCCCAAAACCGGCGTTACTGATG AGGCCATCAAGGAGTTCAGCGATGGGCAAATACACGAGGACGAGGCCCTTAAGTGCTATATGAACTGCCTCTTCCACGAATTCGAGGTGGTCGACGACAATGGTGATGTCCACATGGAAAAGCTCTTCAACGCCATTCCGGGAGAAAAGCTAAGGAACATTCTGATGGAGGCTTCCAAAGGATGCACGCATCCTGAAGGCGACACTCTGTGCCACAAGGCCTGGTGGTTCCACCAATGCTGGAAGAAGGCAGATCCTGTCCACTACTTTTTGGTGTAA